One Jeotgalicoccus saudimassiliensis DNA window includes the following coding sequences:
- a CDS encoding ABC transporter substrate-binding protein, with protein MKTFISLITVSVAAGLLLFAAADMLEQSEGSSDNTLYVYNWGEYIDPELLDAFYDETGIRVVYETFDSNEAMMVKVNQGGTPYDVIFPSEYTVEKMVKDDLIMKLDYSRLPNAANIDPDIAARMPEALIEYSVPYFFGTVGILYNENTASDLDFSTWNTLWNESLKNEILMVDGAREVLGMSLNSLGESLNETDDKKLTAATDKLLELSPNIRGVVGDEIAAMMTENEAEVAVVWSGMAQDIMWENEDLNYTIPSEGSNLWFDAMVIPKSSTNQDGAYQFINFLLDSENAAQNTDWVGYATPNAAALELMDETVREDERFYPADTQLETLEMYKDLGPEMISRYNELFLQFKISLD; from the coding sequence ATGAAGACATTTATCAGCTTAATTACAGTCTCCGTTGCAGCAGGATTACTGCTGTTTGCTGCTGCAGATATGCTTGAACAGTCTGAAGGAAGTTCAGACAATACATTGTATGTTTATAACTGGGGAGAATATATCGATCCTGAACTGCTGGATGCCTTTTATGATGAAACCGGAATTCGCGTCGTCTACGAAACCTTTGATTCAAACGAAGCAATGATGGTTAAGGTGAATCAGGGCGGTACACCTTACGATGTCATTTTTCCGAGTGAGTATACTGTTGAGAAAATGGTTAAGGACGACTTAATTATGAAACTCGATTACAGCAGGCTTCCGAATGCTGCAAATATCGATCCGGACATTGCAGCGCGGATGCCTGAAGCGCTTATCGAATATTCTGTACCGTATTTCTTTGGTACAGTCGGGATTTTATATAATGAAAACACTGCATCTGACCTTGATTTTTCAACCTGGAACACATTGTGGAATGAATCTCTGAAGAATGAAATTCTAATGGTGGACGGAGCGCGCGAAGTGCTGGGTATGTCCTTAAACAGCCTGGGGGAATCACTCAACGAAACAGATGACAAAAAGCTGACTGCAGCTACGGATAAACTGCTGGAACTTTCGCCGAATATAAGAGGTGTTGTCGGCGATGAAATTGCTGCGATGATGACGGAAAACGAAGCAGAAGTTGCTGTCGTATGGAGCGGTATGGCGCAGGATATTATGTGGGAAAATGAAGATTTGAATTATACAATACCGTCTGAAGGGTCGAATCTCTGGTTCGATGCGATGGTGATTCCGAAAAGTTCGACCAATCAGGACGGTGCCTATCAGTTTATTAACTTCCTGCTGGACAGTGAGAATGCGGCACAGAATACGGATTGGGTCGGCTATGCGACACCGAATGCAGCCGCGCTGGAATTGATGGACGAAACGGTACGTGAAGATGAAAGATTCTACCCTGCAGATACGCAGCTGGAAACTTTGGAAATGTACAAAGACCTCGGTCCGGAGATGATCAGCCGATACAATGAACTGTTTTTACAATTTAAAATATCACTTGATTAA
- a CDS encoding DUF4064 domain-containing protein — protein MAKEYTQTVKPVSRIAERIFGWLGWLLLLAFTAGILFFSLVTMNDQATIDNVTTQLEAELQTMELQGADPQAVIDMTLGFLGNFWMISLYLVLPLIISLIGLLNMRRRILAGILLLLAAILAAPLVVTLISSLFFVIAAILLFARKDLVVKNEHPEDAYPRDDRGRGNDYNARDDYRHEQSHRHEERRTAVPADDDVKLHEKRDSEYGYDDKSSHDDIESTRKFSRIDEDEVNAVDDNIDSRNINRPVTENEYNRNSGVDFDEADREDPARTRRDNVDRRNRN, from the coding sequence ATGGCAAAAGAGTACACACAAACAGTAAAACCTGTCAGCCGTATCGCTGAAAGAATTTTCGGCTGGCTCGGCTGGCTTCTGCTGCTGGCATTTACAGCAGGAATATTGTTTTTCTCATTAGTTACTATGAATGATCAGGCAACAATTGACAATGTTACAACACAGTTGGAAGCGGAACTTCAGACGATGGAACTGCAGGGTGCCGATCCGCAGGCTGTTATCGATATGACACTTGGCTTCCTCGGTAATTTCTGGATGATTTCATTGTATCTGGTACTGCCTTTAATTATTTCACTAATCGGTTTACTGAATATGCGACGCAGAATTTTAGCAGGAATACTGTTGCTGCTCGCAGCAATTTTAGCAGCACCGTTAGTAGTGACGTTAATTTCTTCACTGTTCTTCGTTATCGCAGCAATTCTGCTGTTTGCACGTAAAGACCTTGTAGTGAAAAATGAACATCCTGAAGATGCTTATCCGCGTGATGACCGCGGGAGAGGTAATGACTACAATGCACGTGATGACTATCGTCATGAACAGAGCCACAGACATGAGGAACGCCGTACAGCAGTTCCGGCTGACGATGATGTTAAACTGCATGAAAAAAGAGATTCTGAATACGGCTACGATGATAAATCAAGTCATGATGATATTGAAAGTACACGCAAGTTCAGCCGTATCGACGAAGATGAAGTGAACGCAGTGGATGATAACATTGACTCTCGGAACATTAACCGTCCGGTAACCGAAAATGAATATAACCGTAACAGCGGTGTGGATTTTGACGAAGCGGACAGGGAAGACCCTGCACGTACGAGAAGAGATAACGTAGACCGCAGAAACCGTAATTAA
- a CDS encoding bile acid:sodium symporter family protein, whose amino-acid sequence MKALIKLSTFIGNTFAVWVILFAALAFALPGGFTWIAPYINLLLGIIMFGMGLTLKFRDFKQVVKAPKEVITLVIAQYTIMPLIALGLVLLFQLPAEIAIGVILVGCAPGGTSSNVMTFLAKGNMALSVTATSVSTLLAPVITPALTLLLASAWLPVSFSAMFISIIQIVLVPIALGVAVQYLLGSKVEQAVGVLPLISVIGIIGVITAVVSNNVENILTSGLLIFAVVVLHNLLGYLTGYLLGRVFRFDLRDTKTLSIEIGMQNSGLATTLAATHFSPIAAVPGALFSVWHNISGSLAANWLSKLGKGQELTEEDKATIEQHKEVKKSEI is encoded by the coding sequence GTGAAAGCTTTAATCAAATTGAGTACATTTATCGGTAATACGTTCGCTGTCTGGGTCATTTTATTTGCAGCATTGGCTTTTGCTCTGCCTGGAGGTTTTACGTGGATTGCACCATACATAAATCTGCTGCTTGGGATTATTATGTTCGGCATGGGCCTGACTTTAAAATTCCGTGATTTTAAACAAGTGGTCAAAGCACCGAAAGAAGTGATTACACTCGTAATTGCGCAGTATACAATAATGCCGCTTATTGCACTCGGCCTGGTACTTCTATTCCAGCTGCCGGCGGAAATTGCCATCGGTGTCATCCTTGTCGGATGTGCACCCGGCGGAACATCAAGTAATGTAATGACGTTCCTGGCAAAAGGGAACATGGCGCTGTCGGTTACGGCAACATCTGTATCGACTTTACTAGCACCTGTTATAACTCCGGCGCTGACGCTGCTTCTTGCAAGCGCATGGCTGCCGGTTTCGTTCTCGGCAATGTTTATATCGATTATTCAGATTGTACTTGTGCCGATTGCCCTCGGTGTAGCAGTACAGTATCTGCTCGGTTCCAAAGTGGAGCAGGCTGTCGGCGTGCTGCCGTTGATTTCAGTAATCGGTATTATCGGTGTAATTACAGCTGTAGTATCAAATAACGTTGAAAATATACTGACGTCAGGACTGCTTATCTTTGCAGTAGTCGTACTCCATAATTTACTGGGCTACTTAACAGGGTATCTGCTGGGGAGAGTGTTCCGATTTGATCTGAGAGATACTAAAACTTTATCTATTGAAATTGGTATGCAGAATTCAGGGCTCGCAACAACACTTGCTGCGACGCACTTTTCACCGATAGCTGCAGTACCGGGTGCACTGTTTAGCGTATGGCACAACATTTCCGGCTCACTTGCAGCGAACTGGCTCAGTAAGCTTGGAAAAGGTCAGGAGCTGACAGAAGAAGATAAAGCAACAATTGAACAGCATAAAGAAGTAAAAAAATCAGAAATTTAA
- a CDS encoding ABC transporter permease — MRKLSNYYLTLVVILLYFPIFYLMFYSFNSAGSMSSFDSFTVEHYLNIFTDTRLIVIILNTLAVALISSAAAALIGLGGALFLYNVKHSTRHLLLSINNIMIVSPDVIIGASLLILFTVLGISLGPVSVILAHIAFSVPIVVLMILPKLYNMNRSLVDAARDLGADSKTIILKVIIPFIKPGIIAGFFMALTYSLDDFAVTFFVTGSGFSVLSVEIYAMARRGITLEINAVSTLIFIFVLSLVFIYYLLSTRNQMKRGTVK, encoded by the coding sequence ATGAGGAAACTTTCAAATTACTATCTGACACTGGTTGTAATTCTGCTGTATTTCCCGATTTTTTACTTAATGTTTTACTCTTTTAACAGTGCCGGCAGCATGAGCAGTTTTGATAGTTTTACTGTCGAACACTACCTGAATATATTCACCGATACGCGCCTGATTGTGATTATTCTTAATACACTGGCGGTTGCATTAATTTCAAGTGCAGCTGCAGCATTAATCGGCCTCGGCGGTGCATTGTTTTTATACAATGTGAAACACAGTACGAGACATCTGCTGTTAAGTATTAACAATATAATGATCGTGTCGCCGGATGTGATAATCGGTGCATCTCTGTTAATTCTCTTTACAGTTCTCGGTATTTCACTGGGGCCGGTTTCTGTAATACTTGCGCACATTGCATTTTCGGTACCGATTGTCGTGCTGATGATACTGCCGAAGCTCTACAATATGAACCGTTCACTTGTCGATGCAGCAAGAGATCTCGGTGCGGATTCAAAGACGATAATACTAAAAGTAATTATTCCTTTTATAAAGCCGGGTATTATAGCGGGATTCTTTATGGCACTGACATATTCACTGGATGACTTTGCCGTGACATTTTTTGTGACGGGAAGCGGATTTTCCGTATTGTCAGTTGAAATATATGCTATGGCACGGAGAGGAATCACACTGGAAATTAATGCGGTATCCACGCTGATATTTATATTTGTCCTTTCTCTCGTATTTATATACTATCTACTGAGTACGCGTAACCAGATGAAAAGAGGTACGGTGAAATGA